The Desulforegula conservatrix Mb1Pa DNA window AATATATTTCCATTTCAAATCAAGTTGAAGCTTTAGCAGCCATCGCTTTGATTCTGAGTCTGGAATAACATATCTATCATTATAAGATGATAGGGGAGGTTTACATGAGCGAACAACAAGTGGTGCAGGATAATAGTGGAGTCGAGAAGCTGCCCGATAATTTGCCTATATTGCCACTGCATGAAGTTGTCCTTTTTCCTAAAATGGTACTGCCCCTTGCGGTTCAGCAGGTTGAATCCGTTAAGCTTATTGACGAAGCAATGGCAAAGGACAGAATCATCGGTTTTGTGGTTGCCAAGGACTCAGGTAAAGTAACTTTTTCACCAGATGATTTATATGAGGTCGGAACTGCAGCTGTTATCATCAAAATGGCCAAAACCAGTGATAATAAAGCTCAGATAATGGTTCAGGGAATAAGCCGGTTTAAAATAAAGGATTTTTCATCTGTTTCTCCTTATTTTCACGCAAGGGTTGAACCCATAATTGAAAAGGATGTTCACGACAAGGAAACCGAAGCCATGATGGCCAACATCCTTGAGCTTTATGAAAAATTCGTGAAGCTGTCTCCGTCTCTTCCACCTGAAATAGGATCTCTTGCAAAAACAATCGAAGAGCCTGGTGTTCTTGCTGATATGGTGACGTCAACCATAAATTCCTCGATAGAAGAAAAGCAGAAGGTTCTTGAAATCCAGGGTGTAAAGAAAAGACTTAAAAAAGTAACCCAGCTTCTGAACTATCAGATTGAGATCCTTGAGATTGGCAGCAAGATCCAGACCCAGGTCAAGGAAGACATGAACCAGAAGCAGCGGGAGTATTTTCTTAGACAGCAGCTTAAGGCTATCAGGGATGAGCTTGGTGAATCAGATGATACAAATACCGAAGTTGTCGAATACAGGAAGAAAGTAACAGACGCTAATCTTCCTGAAGAAGCCCAGAAAGAGGCAGACAGGGAGCTTGGCCGTCTTGCTCGCATGCATCCTTCTTCTTCTGAATATACTGTCGCCACGACCTATCTTGACTGGCTTGTTAATCTCCCGTGGAATAAATCCACTGAAGATAACCTGGATATTGAAAGGGCAAGCAAGATTCTTGAGGAGGACCATTTCGGTCTTGAAAAAGCAAAAAAGAGAATTCTCGAATATCTTGCGGTGCGCAAGCTCAAGGCAGACTCCAAAGGCCCGATAGTTTGCTTTGTTGGGCCTCCTGGAACAGGTAAAACATCTCTTGGAAGATCAATAGCCAAGGCCCTTGGCCGTAAATTCGTACGCATGGCTCTGGGCGGTGTTCGTGACGAGGCAGAAATAAGAGGTCACAGACGGACATATGTTGGAGCTCTTCCTGGCCGTATTATTCAGGCCATTAGAAGATCTGAGAGCAGCAATCCTGTCTTTATTCTTGATGAGATTGATAAGCTCGGAAACGATTTCAGAGGCGATCCGTCTTCGGCTCTTCTTGAAGTTCTTGATCCTGAGCAGAATCATTCCTTTGTCGACCATTACCTTGATGTTCAGTTTGACTTAAGCAAGGTGATGTTCATTACAACTGCGAATGTTCTTCATACAATTCCGCCTGCGCTTCGGGATCGTATGGAAGTAATCGAGCTTCTCGGCTACACAGAAGATGAAAAGATAAAGATTGCAAATAAATATCTTATCCCAAGGCAGAGAAAAGAGAATGGTCTTAAGGGCAAGGATATAAAGTTCACCCAGGGTGCCATAAAGCAGATAATTTCCGGCTATACCAGGGAGTCAGGCTTAAGAAACCTTGAAAGAGAGATTGCCAATGTCTGCCGAGGTGTTGCCAGTAGAATAGCTACGGGTGAAAGCGGAAATATCCTGATAAATGCCCAGGCTGTTTCCCGTTATCTTGGGCCCCAGAAAATAGAAAACGAGATAAATACAAGAATAACGACCCCAGGAGTGGCAATTGGTCTTGCCTGGACTCCTGTGGGAGGTGATCTGCTTTTCATTGAAACTACTGCCATGCCTGGAAAAGGCGGGCTTATTCTCACAGGTCAGCTTGGCGACGTAATGAAGGAATCTGTCAGTGCAGCAATGAGCTTTATAAAGTCACATTCAAAGCAGATTGGTACTCCTCCCGACTTTTTTGATAAACATGATATACATATTCATGTTCCGGCTGGGGCAATCCCAAAAGATGGGCCTTCTGCTGGTGTAACAATGCTTACAGCGATTACTTCGCTGATTAAAGGCAGGATTATTGCCAAGGATCTTGCGATGACAGGCGAGATTACTCTTAGGGGCCAGGTTCTTCCTGTTGGCGGAATAAAGGAAAAAGTTCTTGCTGCACACAGAGCTGGCATCAAAACCCTTATTCTTCCAAAATGGAATGAAAAAGATCTTGAAGAAATCCCTAAAAAGGTTCAGAAATCCATAGAGTTCCATTTTGTGGAAAAGATGACGGATGTTCTTAAGCTTGCCCTTGAAAGAAGAGAAACTCCGGAAGACCGTAGAAAGATTCCTGGAGAACCGCCTGAGGGTTCGGAGAGAAGGACAGTTGAAGACAGAAGAAAGGATGAAGTACCAACACTATAGCCCCTTTGGCGTGATAATGCTGATAATGAATAATAAAAGCCCTGCCATTGCGTCAGGGCTTTTTCGACGACTTTTTTCCTTCAGCATCTTGTTTGCCGTTTGCGCTGTTATAATTTCTGGCTGTGCCGGTACTGAGCCAGCCAGAAAGCAAAAAGCATATCCTTCAGGAAAAACGCCTGCCACACAGCGACCTTATCAGATAGACGGTATCTGGTATTATCCCGTTCCTGACGCAGAAGGTTACAGGGAAAAAGGCATTGCCTCGTGGTACGGCCCTGGTTTTGATGGCAAAAAGACTTCAAATGGCGAGACATACGATATGTATGCCATGACAGCCGCACATAAAACCCTGCCAATGGGAACACATCTCGAAGTAAGAAATATTGATAACGGCAAGAAGACAGTGGTAAGAATTAACGATCGTGGGCCGTTTGTCAGAAAAAGAATAATAGACCTTTCTTATACAGCCGCAAAAACAATTGGGATTTCAGGCCTTGGCAATGTGGAGATTTCTTCTCTGGGCATGGACAAGCCCCCTCCAAAAGGGCAGGGGCCTATAGATTTTACGCGGGGTAATTTTTCAATTCAGGTGGGAGCCTTCCAGAACAGGGCAAATGCCGAGCGCCTTAAGAAAAATCTGTCTTCAAAATATGAGAATGCCCATATCACCGAGTATGACAGGGGGGACATTCATTTTTTCAGGGTCAGGGTCGGTAAATATGTCAATCTGAAAGATGCCCAGAATGCGGAAAAAAACTTCATGAAAACTGGTTTCCCTGATGCAATGGCTGTTGCAGAGTAATAGCCTACATCTCTTTTTTCAAAAAATTCCAACAAAAGAGCTGTTTTTTTTCAATTATAAAACTCCCTTTTAGGCCAATTTAGCTAAAAAGGCCGATTCGTAGGTCGTTCAAGCTCTAATGCTTGCGCACCAAGCGCGTGGCCGGCGAGTCGCTTTTGGGAAAAAGCCCAGCAAAATTTTTTAGTATTCTTTACAACTATTTGATAAATATAAAAAACATAGAATAACATAAGTTTTTTCAGGGCTTTATAGATTCTGCTTTTGCTTTACAAAATCAAAGAATTTCTTGTCCTGGTGCATGATGTGTTCAATTACCCAATCATAAACAAACTTTTTGAATCTTAATAGATCCTCATCGTTTTTAAAAGGTGAAGCGGTAATTTCATTGAGCTGGGTTATAAGATCATTATGCAGACTCATATGCTCCACAGCACAAGGGAATTTTTCATCGTTCATCAGAAGTTCTTCTGCGCTGAAATGCTTCAGTATATATTTATAAAGAGCCATTACTGTTTTTTTGACAGAA harbors:
- the lon gene encoding endopeptidase La, yielding MSEQQVVQDNSGVEKLPDNLPILPLHEVVLFPKMVLPLAVQQVESVKLIDEAMAKDRIIGFVVAKDSGKVTFSPDDLYEVGTAAVIIKMAKTSDNKAQIMVQGISRFKIKDFSSVSPYFHARVEPIIEKDVHDKETEAMMANILELYEKFVKLSPSLPPEIGSLAKTIEEPGVLADMVTSTINSSIEEKQKVLEIQGVKKRLKKVTQLLNYQIEILEIGSKIQTQVKEDMNQKQREYFLRQQLKAIRDELGESDDTNTEVVEYRKKVTDANLPEEAQKEADRELGRLARMHPSSSEYTVATTYLDWLVNLPWNKSTEDNLDIERASKILEEDHFGLEKAKKRILEYLAVRKLKADSKGPIVCFVGPPGTGKTSLGRSIAKALGRKFVRMALGGVRDEAEIRGHRRTYVGALPGRIIQAIRRSESSNPVFILDEIDKLGNDFRGDPSSALLEVLDPEQNHSFVDHYLDVQFDLSKVMFITTANVLHTIPPALRDRMEVIELLGYTEDEKIKIANKYLIPRQRKENGLKGKDIKFTQGAIKQIISGYTRESGLRNLEREIANVCRGVASRIATGESGNILINAQAVSRYLGPQKIENEINTRITTPGVAIGLAWTPVGGDLLFIETTAMPGKGGLILTGQLGDVMKESVSAAMSFIKSHSKQIGTPPDFFDKHDIHIHVPAGAIPKDGPSAGVTMLTAITSLIKGRIIAKDLAMTGEITLRGQVLPVGGIKEKVLAAHRAGIKTLILPKWNEKDLEEIPKKVQKSIEFHFVEKMTDVLKLALERRETPEDRRKIPGEPPEGSERRTVEDRRKDEVPTL
- a CDS encoding septal ring lytic transglycosylase RlpA family protein, with translation MKTEERMKYQHYSPFGVIMLIMNNKSPAIASGLFRRLFSFSILFAVCAVIISGCAGTEPARKQKAYPSGKTPATQRPYQIDGIWYYPVPDAEGYREKGIASWYGPGFDGKKTSNGETYDMYAMTAAHKTLPMGTHLEVRNIDNGKKTVVRINDRGPFVRKRIIDLSYTAAKTIGISGLGNVEISSLGMDKPPPKGQGPIDFTRGNFSIQVGAFQNRANAERLKKNLSSKYENAHITEYDRGDIHFFRVRVGKYVNLKDAQNAEKNFMKTGFPDAMAVAE
- a CDS encoding bacteriohemerythrin, with the protein product MSVSFSWDEKYSVGNEEIDNQHKYMFELANSLPESIEDGSVKKTVMALYKYILKHFSAEELLMNDEKFPCAVEHMSLHNDLITQLNEITASPFKNDEDLLRFKKFVYDWVIEHIMHQDKKFFDFVKQKQNL